In Xyrauchen texanus isolate HMW12.3.18 chromosome 27, RBS_HiC_50CHRs, whole genome shotgun sequence, one genomic interval encodes:
- the LOC127620594 gene encoding sodium- and chloride-dependent taurine transporter-like, producing the protein MAQKEKLQCLKDFHKDTLKPSPGKSPGSRPEDEAEGKPPQREKWASKLDFVLSVAGGFVGLGNVWRFPYLCYKNGGGAFLIPYFIFLFGGGLPVFFLEVALGQFTSEGGITCWVKLCPIFTGIGYASIVIVSLLNIYYIVILAWGLYYLLQCFQNELPWARCKHSWNTANCVEDTVRKNKTLWLSANATNFTSPVTEFWERNVLSISSGIDEVGGLKWDLALCLLAVWVICFFCIWKGVKSTGKVVYFTATFPFLMLIVLLVRGVTLPGAAEGIKFYLYPDLTRLHDPEVWIDAGTQIFFSYAICLGAMTSLGSYNKYKYNCYRDCMLLGCLNSGTSFVSGFAIFSVLGFMAQEQGVAIADVAESGPGLAFIAYPKAVTMMPLPTVWAILFFIMLLLLGLDSQFVEVEGQITSLVDLYPSLLRKGYRREIFIAVICVISYLLGLTMVTKGGMYVFQLFDFYAASGVCLLWVAFFECVAVAWVYGADNFYDAIEDMIGYRPSSWMKWSWMLITPVLCVGCFVFSLVKYKPLTYNKFYEYPDWSIGLGWALALTSMICIPMMVVIRIIQSDGSLIERIKAVAAPVKGGASSRPKENSLKNSELLHPLDPNGIHAFTKNTHTIVETTM; encoded by the exons ATGGCACAGAAGGAAAAGTTGCAGTGTCTTAAAGATTTCCACAAGGACACTTTGAAGCCATCTCCAGGTAAGAGTCCTGGCTCGCGCCCTGAAGATGAGGCAGAGGGCAAGCCACCACAGCGGGAGAAATGGGCCAGCAAGCTGGATTTCGTGCTCTCTGTGGCCGGAGGTTTCGTCGGTTTAGGCAATGTTTGGCGTTTCCCGTACCTCTGCTACAAGAATGGCGGAG GTGCATTTCTCATCCCCTACTTCATATTTCTGTTTGGTGGAGGTTTACCCGTTTTCTTTCTGGAGGTGGCACTCGGACAGTTCACCTCTGAGGGAGGAATCACCTGCTGGGTGAAACTCTGCCCCATTTTCACTG GAATCGGCTATGCTTCAATCGTGATCGTGTCGCTGCTCAACATCTACTACATTGTAATCCTGGCGTGGGGTCTGTACTACCTACTGCAGTGTTTTCAGAACGAGCTGCCTTGGGCTCGCTGTAAACACAGCTGGAACACGGCAAACTGCGTCGAGGACACCGTCCGCAAGAACAAAACCCTCTGGCTCTCCGCCAACGCCACCAACTTCACCTCACCAGTCACTGAATTCTGGGA GCGGAACGTCCTGAGCATCTCTTCAGGGATCGATGAGGTTGGCGGGCTGAAGTGGGATCTGGCGCTCTGCCTGCTGGCTGTTTGGGTCATCTGCTTCTTCTGCATCTGGAAAGGTGTCAAATCCACCGGCAAG GTGGTCTATTTCACAGCCACGTTTCCCTTCCTCATGCTGATCGTGTTGCTGGTTCGTGGTGTGACTCTGCCTGGTGCCGCTGAGGGCATCAAGTTCTACCTTTACCCTGACCTGACCCGTCTGCATGATCCAGAG GTGTGGATTGATGCAGGCACTCAGATCTTTTTCTCTTATGCTATTTGTCTTGGTGCAATGACATCACTGGGAAGCTACAACAAATACAAGTATAACTGCTACAG agaCTGTATGCTGCTTGGATGCTTGAACAGTGGTACCAGTTTCGTGTCAGGCTTTGCCATTTTCTCCGTGTTAGGGTTCATGGCACAAGAGCAGGGCGTGGCCATTGCCGATGTGGCCGAGTCAG GTCCTGGGCTGGCCTTTATCGCATACCCAAAGGCTGTTACAATGATGCCACTGCCAACGGTCTGGGCCATACTTTTCTTCATAATGCTTCTGCTGCTGGGCCTTGACAGTCAG TTTGTAGAAGTGGAGGGTCAGATCACCTCTCTGGTGGATTTGTACCCATCCCTCCTAAGGAAGGGATATCGGAGAGAAATCTTCATTGCTGTGATCTGCGTCATCAGTTATCTGCTGGGACTCACCATGGTCACTAAA gGTGGCATGTACGTGTTCCAGCTGTTTGACTTTTACGCCGCCAGTGGTGTATGTCTTCTCTGGGTTGCATTCTTTGAATGTGTTGCTGTAGCCTGGGTTTACG GGGCTGATAATTTCTATGATGCAATAGAGGACATGATCGGCTACAGACCCAGTAGTTGGATGAAATGGAGCTGGATGCTGATCACACCAGTCCTTTGTGTG GGTTGTTTTGTCTTTTCGTTGGTGAAATACAAGCCGCTCACCTATAACAAGTTTTATGAGTATCCTGATTGGTCGATTGGATTGGGTTGGGCTCTTGCACTGACTTCGATGATTTGTATCCCAATGATGGTTGTCATCAGAATCATCCAATCAGACGGCTCCCTAATAGAG CGAATCAAAGCCGTGGCGGCACCTGTTAAAGGAGGCGCGAGCTCTCGTCCAAAAGAGAACAGTCTGAAGAACAGCGAGCTGCTTCACCCTCTGGACCCCAACGGCATCCACGCCTTCACGAAAAACACCCACACCATCGTAGAAACTACTATGTGA